In Silene latifolia isolate original U9 population chromosome X, ASM4854445v1, whole genome shotgun sequence, the following proteins share a genomic window:
- the LOC141617890 gene encoding outer envelope protein 80, chloroplastic-like isoform X3 — translation MERGLFGMVSGVEILSDGVLKLEVSEAEVNDISIRFLDKDMHEKPVGKTKPETILRELSTKKGQIYSINQGKRDVETVLAMGIMDDIGIIPQPSGDTGKVDLVMNVVERVSGGFSAGGGLSSGITNGLLSGFIGSLSYCHKNLFGKNQKVNVSLERGQIDSIFRIAYQVPWIDGDNKRTRSSIMVQNSRNPGTLVHGDQPDGNSLTIDRVTAGVEVSRPLRPKWNGTAGLTFQHAGARDHRGNPLSKDCYGSPLSASGNFHDNMLLSKCELSYTGESGSSMFVFSMEQGLPILPEWLRFNRINSRSQKRVKVGLANILLSLSGGHVVGSFSPHEAFAIGGTDSVRGYEEGAVGSGRSYVVGCGEISFPLFGPVDGALFADYGSDLRSGPSVLGDPAGARLKPGSGYGYGCGIRFDSPLGPLRLEYALNDKQGGRFHFGVGYRN, via the exons ATGGAGCGGGGACTGTTCGGCATG GTTTCAGGTGTTGAAATCCTTTCAGATGGTGTATTAAAGTTGGAAGTTTCTGAAGCAGAGGTCAATGACATCTCTATTCGTTTCCTTGATAAAGATAT GCATGAGAAACCTGTTGGGAAGACAAAGCCTGAGACAATTCTTCGGGAGCTTTCTACTAAAAAAGGACAG ATTTACAGTATTAACCAAGGAAAAAGAGATGTGGAGACTGTTCTAGCCATGGGAATTATGGATGATATTGGCATTATTCCTCAGCCTTCTGGAG ACACAGGAAAGGTTGATTTGGTGATGAATGTGGTTGAGCGCGTGAGTGGCGGGTTTTCAGCTGGGGGAGGACTTTCAAGTGG GATAACAAATGGCTTATTATCTGGTTTTATTGGAAG TTTATCATACTGTCACAAGAATCTTTTTGGCAAGAATCAAAAAGTAAATGTCTCTTTGGAGAGGGGCCAAATAGACTCTATCTTTCGGATTGCTTATCAGGTTCCATGGATTGATGGAGACAATAAGCGTACACGTAGTTCGATTATGGTGCAG AATTCAAGGAATCCTGGTACATTGGTCCATGGTGATCAACCTGACGGTAATAGCTTGACTATTGACCGCGTCACCGCTGGTGTTGAAGTTAGCCGCCCTCTGAGACCAAAATGGAATGGAACTGCTGGACTTACATTTCAG CATGCTGGTGCTCGTGATCATAGAGGAAATCCCTTGAGTAAAGATTGTTATGGCAGCCCTCTTTCTGCTAG CGGCAACTTCCATGATAATATGTTGCTTTCCAAATGTGAGTTGAGTTACACTGGTGAATCAGGTTCCTCCATG TTTGTCTTCAGCATGGAACAAGGCCTCCCTATCTTGCCAGAGTGGTTGCGTTTCAATCGGATAAATTCCCGTTCGCAAAAAAGAGTAAAAGTTGGGCTTGCTAATATACTTTTGAG TTTGTCAGGTGGCCATGTTGTGGGTAGTTTCTCTCCCCATGAAGCATTTGCCATAGGCGGAACAGATAGTGTGCGAGGATATGAAGAAGGTGCTGTTGGTTCAGGGCGCTCCTATGTTGTTGGCTGTGGAGAAATTTCTTTCCCTTTG TTTGGTCCAGTAGATGGGGCTCTCTTTGCTGATTATGGATCTGATCTTAGATCAGGACCCTCTGTTCTTG GTGATCCTGCTGGTGCTCGACTGAAGCCGGGGAGCGGATATGGGTATGGTTGTGGTATCCGTTTTGATTCGCCTTTAGGCCCTTTAAGGCTGGAATATGCACTCAATGATAAACAAGGAGGTAGGTTTCATTTTGGCGTTGGATATCGGAACTAG
- the LOC141617890 gene encoding outer envelope protein 80, chloroplastic-like isoform X2, translated as MFRRMFIGLLIVGLLLLVGLLLWIPRMVPSWFLRFLLYDLWHKVEPNQELRGLVCEGANVLPSKFIKDSFQDGYGKVVNVKRLGGVIDSINGWYMERGLFGMVSGVEILSDGVLKLEVSEAEVNDISIRFLDKDMHEKPVGKTKPETILRELSTKKGQIYSINQGKRDVETVLAMGIMDDIGIIPQPSGDTGKVDLVMNVVERVSGGFSAGGGLSSGITNGLLSGFIGSLSYCHKNLFGKNQKVNVSLERGQIDSIFRIAYQVPWIDGDNKRTRSSIMVQNSRNPGTLVHGDQPDGNSLTIDRVTAGVEVSRPLRPKWNGTAGLTFQHAGARDHRGNPLSKDCYGSPLSASGNFHDNMLLSKCELSYTGESGSSMFVFSMEQGLPILPEWLRFNRINSRSQKRVKVGLANILLSLSGGHVVGSFSPHEAFAIGGTDSVRGYEEGAVGSGRSYVVGCGEISFPLFGPVDGALFADYGSDLRSGPSVLGDPAGARLKPGSGYGYGCGIRFDSPLGPLRLEYALNDKQGGRFHFGVGYRN; from the exons ATGTTCAGGAGGATGTTCATAGGGTTATTGATAGTGGGTCTTTTACTTCTTGTAGGCCTGTTGTTGTGGATTCCAAGGATGGTACCAAGTTGGTTTTTGAG GTTTCTACTTTATGATTTGTGGCACAAGGTAGAACCAAACCAGGAACTTCGAGGATTGGTGTGTGAAGGAGCTAATGTTCTGCCGTCCAAGTTTATAAAAGACTCATTCCAAGATGGATATG GAAAAGTGGTTAATGTTAAGCGTTTAGGCGGAGTGATTGATTCTATCAATGGCTGGTACATGGAGCGGGGACTGTTCGGCATG GTTTCAGGTGTTGAAATCCTTTCAGATGGTGTATTAAAGTTGGAAGTTTCTGAAGCAGAGGTCAATGACATCTCTATTCGTTTCCTTGATAAAGATAT GCATGAGAAACCTGTTGGGAAGACAAAGCCTGAGACAATTCTTCGGGAGCTTTCTACTAAAAAAGGACAG ATTTACAGTATTAACCAAGGAAAAAGAGATGTGGAGACTGTTCTAGCCATGGGAATTATGGATGATATTGGCATTATTCCTCAGCCTTCTGGAG ACACAGGAAAGGTTGATTTGGTGATGAATGTGGTTGAGCGCGTGAGTGGCGGGTTTTCAGCTGGGGGAGGACTTTCAAGTGG GATAACAAATGGCTTATTATCTGGTTTTATTGGAAG TTTATCATACTGTCACAAGAATCTTTTTGGCAAGAATCAAAAAGTAAATGTCTCTTTGGAGAGGGGCCAAATAGACTCTATCTTTCGGATTGCTTATCAGGTTCCATGGATTGATGGAGACAATAAGCGTACACGTAGTTCGATTATGGTGCAG AATTCAAGGAATCCTGGTACATTGGTCCATGGTGATCAACCTGACGGTAATAGCTTGACTATTGACCGCGTCACCGCTGGTGTTGAAGTTAGCCGCCCTCTGAGACCAAAATGGAATGGAACTGCTGGACTTACATTTCAG CATGCTGGTGCTCGTGATCATAGAGGAAATCCCTTGAGTAAAGATTGTTATGGCAGCCCTCTTTCTGCTAG CGGCAACTTCCATGATAATATGTTGCTTTCCAAATGTGAGTTGAGTTACACTGGTGAATCAGGTTCCTCCATG TTTGTCTTCAGCATGGAACAAGGCCTCCCTATCTTGCCAGAGTGGTTGCGTTTCAATCGGATAAATTCCCGTTCGCAAAAAAGAGTAAAAGTTGGGCTTGCTAATATACTTTTGAG TTTGTCAGGTGGCCATGTTGTGGGTAGTTTCTCTCCCCATGAAGCATTTGCCATAGGCGGAACAGATAGTGTGCGAGGATATGAAGAAGGTGCTGTTGGTTCAGGGCGCTCCTATGTTGTTGGCTGTGGAGAAATTTCTTTCCCTTTG TTTGGTCCAGTAGATGGGGCTCTCTTTGCTGATTATGGATCTGATCTTAGATCAGGACCCTCTGTTCTTG GTGATCCTGCTGGTGCTCGACTGAAGCCGGGGAGCGGATATGGGTATGGTTGTGGTATCCGTTTTGATTCGCCTTTAGGCCCTTTAAGGCTGGAATATGCACTCAATGATAAACAAGGAGGTAGGTTTCATTTTGGCGTTGGATATCGGAACTAG
- the LOC141617890 gene encoding outer envelope protein 80, chloroplastic-like isoform X1, giving the protein MPSNDGVEFKPSSIKTPLSSPSSISIKNPNFSFFNPPFACQSPNISSEKPNFSITHFLNSLKLPQNVIKFPFFSKTQLPGSSELSVSQPSESRVIQLKEEVSRVSSEGDERVLIKEVLVRGKDGTELEKKELELEVLMALKASQPNSVLSVKDVQEDVHRVIDSGSFTSCRPVVVDSKDGTKLVFEVEPNQELRGLVCEGANVLPSKFIKDSFQDGYGKVVNVKRLGGVIDSINGWYMERGLFGMVSGVEILSDGVLKLEVSEAEVNDISIRFLDKDMHEKPVGKTKPETILRELSTKKGQIYSINQGKRDVETVLAMGIMDDIGIIPQPSGDTGKVDLVMNVVERVSGGFSAGGGLSSGITNGLLSGFIGSLSYCHKNLFGKNQKVNVSLERGQIDSIFRIAYQVPWIDGDNKRTRSSIMVQNSRNPGTLVHGDQPDGNSLTIDRVTAGVEVSRPLRPKWNGTAGLTFQHAGARDHRGNPLSKDCYGSPLSASGNFHDNMLLSKCELSYTGESGSSMFVFSMEQGLPILPEWLRFNRINSRSQKRVKVGLANILLSLSGGHVVGSFSPHEAFAIGGTDSVRGYEEGAVGSGRSYVVGCGEISFPLFGPVDGALFADYGSDLRSGPSVLGDPAGARLKPGSGYGYGCGIRFDSPLGPLRLEYALNDKQGGRFHFGVGYRN; this is encoded by the exons ATGCCCTCTAACGATGGCGTTGAATTCAAGCCCTCTTCAATCAAAACCCCTCTTTCTTCTCCATCTtcaatttcaatcaaaaaccctaatttttccttCTTTAACCCTCCATTTGCATGTCAATCCCCAAATATTTCGTCAGAAAAACCCAATTTCTCAATTACTCATTTCCTAAATTCCCTTAAATTACCTCAAAATGtaataaagtttccatttttcTCAAAAACACAGCTTCCTGGTTCATCCGAGTTATCAGTGAGTCAACCCAGCGAGTCAAGGGTAATTCAGTTGAAGGAGGAAGTGAGCCGGGTTTCGAGTGAGGGTGATGAGAGGGTGTTGATTAAGGAAGTGTTGGTGAGGGGTAAAGATGGAACTGAGCTTGAAAAGAAGGAGCTTGAATTGGAGGTTTTGATGGCATTGAAGGCTTCGCAACCGAATTCGGTTTTGAGTGTTAAGGATGTTCAGGAGGATGTTCATAGGGTTATTGATAGTGGGTCTTTTACTTCTTGTAGGCCTGTTGTTGTGGATTCCAAGGATGGTACCAAGTTGGTTTTTGAG GTAGAACCAAACCAGGAACTTCGAGGATTGGTGTGTGAAGGAGCTAATGTTCTGCCGTCCAAGTTTATAAAAGACTCATTCCAAGATGGATATG GAAAAGTGGTTAATGTTAAGCGTTTAGGCGGAGTGATTGATTCTATCAATGGCTGGTACATGGAGCGGGGACTGTTCGGCATG GTTTCAGGTGTTGAAATCCTTTCAGATGGTGTATTAAAGTTGGAAGTTTCTGAAGCAGAGGTCAATGACATCTCTATTCGTTTCCTTGATAAAGATAT GCATGAGAAACCTGTTGGGAAGACAAAGCCTGAGACAATTCTTCGGGAGCTTTCTACTAAAAAAGGACAG ATTTACAGTATTAACCAAGGAAAAAGAGATGTGGAGACTGTTCTAGCCATGGGAATTATGGATGATATTGGCATTATTCCTCAGCCTTCTGGAG ACACAGGAAAGGTTGATTTGGTGATGAATGTGGTTGAGCGCGTGAGTGGCGGGTTTTCAGCTGGGGGAGGACTTTCAAGTGG GATAACAAATGGCTTATTATCTGGTTTTATTGGAAG TTTATCATACTGTCACAAGAATCTTTTTGGCAAGAATCAAAAAGTAAATGTCTCTTTGGAGAGGGGCCAAATAGACTCTATCTTTCGGATTGCTTATCAGGTTCCATGGATTGATGGAGACAATAAGCGTACACGTAGTTCGATTATGGTGCAG AATTCAAGGAATCCTGGTACATTGGTCCATGGTGATCAACCTGACGGTAATAGCTTGACTATTGACCGCGTCACCGCTGGTGTTGAAGTTAGCCGCCCTCTGAGACCAAAATGGAATGGAACTGCTGGACTTACATTTCAG CATGCTGGTGCTCGTGATCATAGAGGAAATCCCTTGAGTAAAGATTGTTATGGCAGCCCTCTTTCTGCTAG CGGCAACTTCCATGATAATATGTTGCTTTCCAAATGTGAGTTGAGTTACACTGGTGAATCAGGTTCCTCCATG TTTGTCTTCAGCATGGAACAAGGCCTCCCTATCTTGCCAGAGTGGTTGCGTTTCAATCGGATAAATTCCCGTTCGCAAAAAAGAGTAAAAGTTGGGCTTGCTAATATACTTTTGAG TTTGTCAGGTGGCCATGTTGTGGGTAGTTTCTCTCCCCATGAAGCATTTGCCATAGGCGGAACAGATAGTGTGCGAGGATATGAAGAAGGTGCTGTTGGTTCAGGGCGCTCCTATGTTGTTGGCTGTGGAGAAATTTCTTTCCCTTTG TTTGGTCCAGTAGATGGGGCTCTCTTTGCTGATTATGGATCTGATCTTAGATCAGGACCCTCTGTTCTTG GTGATCCTGCTGGTGCTCGACTGAAGCCGGGGAGCGGATATGGGTATGGTTGTGGTATCCGTTTTGATTCGCCTTTAGGCCCTTTAAGGCTGGAATATGCACTCAATGATAAACAAGGAGGTAGGTTTCATTTTGGCGTTGGATATCGGAACTAG
- the LOC141622009 gene encoding U-box domain-containing protein 35-like has protein sequence MIEKEHKDVAENGKGPHVIAIALSGGSKSRHIVKWAIDKFGAEGPVTFRLIHVFHKITGVPTPMGNLIPLPQVRFDIAAAYKREIEWQKNEMILPYQQMFNFKKVSVEVVLLESDEIWTAISKEISKEGIKDLVIGASSHSMFARKIKGQSLSSMISETAPGCCTVYVVSKGKLEALRPSEGETHRSSIEYDSSAVDSTNSSSRYTTSTLDPGSNSSEYSFASSHVTTTSFDSGSTVNYGSNHRRNNTPESTSFEPDYGKDIDDSLSQGLRSAVSLQSISENTDSWFIDQVPSVIDEPSSSRSHSVSSVEEQKSINSELEKLKIELRHIRGMYSIAQNETQDATRKLSDLNRLRHEEAVKLKQIKEKEEMTKEIARLEKERFEAAKREAVYARECAQREAFQRREAEIKGARDAKEKEKLKTVLAGPMNQYQTFSWEEIVSATGSFNQKLKIGEGSYGSVYKCKLHHTPVAIKVLHSKEGAKSKQFLQELEILSKIRHPHLLLLLGACPEQGCLVYEYMENGSLEDRLLRRNDTPPIPWYDRFRIIWEVASALAFLHNNKPNSIIHRDLKPANILLDQNFVSKIGDTGLCTMLNLEPSAMSVMTLCTDSTPVGTLCYIDPEYQRTGKISVKADVYALGIVILQLLTAKPAVGITNVVEDAMKERRLMQILDKDGGKWPFRESAELALLGAQCAELRRKDRPDLQTKVLPILERIKDVAEKSRDAADGILVAPPSHFICPILVDVMEDPCVASDGYTYDRKAIELWIKDNDTSPTTNFPLSNKHLIPNYSLLYAITEWKSKRKFRTQKSTNH, from the exons ATGATAGAGAAAGAACATAAAGATGTAGCAGAGAatggaaaaggacctcatgtcaTTGCAATAGCATTGAGTGGAGGATCCAAGAGCAGGCATATCGTAAAATGGGCTATCGATAAATTTGGTGCTGAAGGTCCTGTTACTTTCAGGTTGATACATGTCTTCCATAAGATTACTGGGGTTCCTACACCAA TGGGGAATTTGATCCCTCTTCCACAAGTGCGATTTGATATAGCCGCTGCTTACAAGAGGGAGATCGAGTGGCAAAAGAATGAGATGATTCTTCCGTACCAGCAAATGTTCAACTTTAAAAAG GTATCAGTTGAAGTTGTGTTGCTTGAGTCGGATGAAATTTGGACTGCTATATCAAAGGAGATATCTAAAGAAGGAATAAAGGATCTTGTCATAGGGGCTTCCTCCCACAGTATGTTTGCGAG AAAAATCAAAGGACAATCACTGTCATCAATGATCTCGGAAACTGCACCAGGTTGCTGCACAGTCTATGTTGTTTCCAAGGGAAAGTTAGAGGCCTTACGTCCATCAGAAGGCGAGACACATAGGAGTTCTATTGAATATGATAGTAGTGCAGTCGACTCTACCAACAGTTCATCAAGATACACAACAAGCACTTTAG ACCCTGGTTCAAATTCATCAGAGTATTCTTTTGCGTCTTCTCATGTGACAACAACGAGCTTTGATTCAGGTTCCACTGTGAATTATGGCTCCAATCATAGACGCAACAATACACCAGAAAGCACTAGTTTTGAACCAGATTATGGAAAAGATATAGATGATTCTTTGAGCCAAGGGCTCAGGTCTGCTGTTAGTCTGCAGAGCATTAGTGAAAATACCGATTCCTGGTTTATCGATCAAGTACCCTCAGTTATAGATGAACCCTCATCCTCACGTTCTCATTCAGTGTCGTCTGTTGAAGAGCAG AAGAGTATCAATTCGGAGCTAGAGAAGCTGAAAATAGAGCTTCGCCATATCCGTGGGATGTACTCAATAGCGCAAAATGAAACACAGGATGCTACTAGGAAG CTAAGTGACCTGAACAGGCTACGCCACGAGGAAGCAGTGAAGCTCAAGCAGATCAAAGAAAAGGAAGAGATGACCAAAGAAATAGCTAGACTAGAAAAGGAGAGATTTGAAGCTGCAAAGAGAGAAGCAGTATACGCGCGGGAATGTGCTCAAAGAGAGGCATTTCAAAGGAGGGAAGCTGAAATTAAAGGTGCGCGAGATgcaaaagagaaagagaagctcAAAACTGTACTTGCAGGTCCTATGAATCAATACCAGACATTTTCATGGGAAGAGATAGTTTCTGCCACTGGATCATTCAATCAAAAGCTTAAGATTGGAGAAGGATCTTACGGAAGTGTGTATAAGTGCAAGTTGCATCATACTCCTGTCGCCATTAAAGTTCTTCATTCCAAAGAGGGAGCTAAAAGCAAACAATTCCTTCAAGAG TTGGAGATCTTAAGTAAAATCCGACATCCACACCTGCTGCTCCTTCTTGGTGCATGTCCAGAACAAGGTTGCCTGGTCTACGAATACATGGAAAATGGCAGCTTAGAAGACCGTTTACTACGAAGAAACGATACCCCTCCAATACCATGGTATGATAGATTTAGAATAATATGGGAGGTAGCCTCAGCCCTGGCTTTCCTACACAATAACAAGCCAAATTCAATCATTCATCGCGATTTGAAACCCGCCAATATTTTGCTTGATCAGAACTTCGTAAGCAAAATTGGTGACACAGGTCTTTGTACAATGCTCAATTTGGAGCCGTCGGCCATGTCTGTAATGACCTTATGCACGGATTCTACCCCAGTTGGTACTCTATGCTACATTGATCCTGAGTATCAAAGGACGGGAAAAATCTCAGTCAAGGCCGATGTTTATGCTCTAGGGATTGTTATTCTGCAGTTGTTGACAGCAAAACCAGCAGTGGGTATAACCAATGTTGTTGAGGATGCTATGAAAGAACGACGTTTGATGCAAATATTAGATAAGGATGGCGGGAAATGGCCGTTTAGAGAGTCTGCTGAATTAGCTCTGTTGGGAGCGCAATGCGCTGAGCTGAGGCGTAAAGATAGGCCTGATCTGCAAACTAAGGTTCTTCCTATTCTGGAACGGATTAAAGATGTTGCTGAAAAGAGTAGAGATGCTGCTGATGGTATTCTTGTTGCACCTCCTAGCCACTTCATCTGCCCTATACTTGTG GATGTGATGGAGGATCCGTGTGTAGCGTCAGACGGGTACACATATGATAGAAAAGCAATCGAGCTGTGGATAAAAGATAACGATACATCTCCTACGACAAATTTCCCACTTTCAAACAAACACCTTATACCGAACTACTCTCTTCTTTATGCCATCACAGAATGGAAGTCTAAGAGAAAGTTTCGAACTCAGAAATCGACTAAccattga